In a single window of the Longimicrobium sp. genome:
- a CDS encoding aminotransferase class III-fold pyridoxal phosphate-dependent enzyme: MRSEAFGAQLPTLASPPPGPESRRLAGELARYESPNVTYLADDFPVFWAEARGANVRDVDGNVFVDLTAAFAVAGAGHGHPRIVDAVQRQAARLLHGMGDVHPPAIKAELLRALAEAAPGGLTRSILANSGGEAVEAALKTAAIATGKPRVLAFHGGYHGLTYGSLAVSGREDF; encoded by the coding sequence GTGAGGTCTGAAGCATTCGGCGCGCAGCTGCCGACGCTCGCGAGCCCGCCGCCGGGGCCGGAGTCACGGCGGCTGGCGGGGGAGCTGGCGCGCTACGAGTCGCCCAACGTCACGTACCTGGCGGACGACTTCCCCGTGTTCTGGGCCGAGGCGCGCGGGGCGAACGTGCGCGACGTGGACGGCAACGTCTTCGTGGACCTGACGGCGGCCTTCGCGGTGGCCGGCGCGGGGCACGGGCACCCGCGCATCGTGGATGCCGTGCAGCGCCAGGCCGCCCGCCTGCTGCACGGCATGGGCGACGTGCACCCGCCCGCCATCAAGGCCGAGCTCCTGCGCGCGCTGGCCGAGGCCGCGCCGGGGGGCCTCACGCGCTCCATCCTCGCCAACTCGGGCGGCGAGGCGGTGGAGGCCGCGCTCAAGACGGCCGCCATCGCCACCGGAAAACCGCGGGTGCTCGCCTTCCACGGCGGGTATCATGGTCTCACGTACGGCTCGCTGGCGGTGTCGGGGCGCGAGGACTTC